In a single window of the Streptomyces sp. NBC_00353 genome:
- a CDS encoding aminotransferase class I/II-fold pyridoxal phosphate-dependent enzyme, giving the protein MTANLTLMEVDALTDPDGRLNLTDGHARLALTPEQAAIVARIPEMFAIATRRAFPSIEEAAHIAFLGAIGQRSAPIGTGRILSCYSSTLATDIVARALPAGATVAVLHPTFDNIADLFQTRGLKLVPLQEEALLNQDWPGSPVSAVVITMPNNPTGLVTPEGHLRSLAEHAARHGQTVIVDASFRGQVRDAQYDTYAVLDAAGADWIIIEDTGKLWPMHELKLGMLAYNERTTLPIRRAFSESMLAASPVVLQLVEALAEDWADGGYERARALVERNRSAVREAIEAVGTGLADPDSQISVARVALPEGGPDSSQLYHDLMVRGAHVLPCAPFYWADPASGLRSIRMSLARPYEVVHTAAAALADAYSSRR; this is encoded by the coding sequence GTGACCGCGAACCTGACCTTGATGGAAGTCGACGCTCTGACCGACCCCGATGGTCGCCTCAATCTGACGGACGGGCATGCGCGTCTGGCGTTAACGCCAGAGCAGGCGGCCATCGTCGCCCGCATCCCGGAGATGTTCGCGATCGCCACCCGTCGCGCCTTTCCGTCCATCGAGGAAGCGGCGCACATCGCCTTCCTCGGTGCGATCGGACAGCGCTCGGCACCGATCGGGACCGGTCGCATCCTGAGCTGCTACTCCTCGACCCTCGCCACGGACATCGTGGCGCGGGCGCTGCCGGCGGGAGCGACGGTCGCCGTCCTGCATCCGACGTTCGACAACATCGCCGACCTCTTCCAGACCCGAGGTCTGAAACTGGTCCCGCTGCAGGAAGAGGCGCTGCTCAACCAGGACTGGCCGGGATCGCCCGTGAGCGCCGTCGTCATCACCATGCCGAACAATCCGACGGGTCTGGTCACTCCGGAGGGCCATCTGCGCTCGCTGGCCGAGCACGCCGCGCGGCACGGCCAGACGGTGATCGTCGATGCCAGCTTCCGCGGCCAGGTGCGCGATGCGCAGTACGACACCTACGCCGTCCTCGATGCCGCAGGCGCGGACTGGATCATCATCGAGGACACCGGCAAGTTGTGGCCGATGCACGAGTTGAAGCTCGGGATGCTCGCCTACAACGAACGCACCACACTCCCGATCAGGCGTGCCTTCTCCGAATCGATGCTGGCCGCGTCACCGGTGGTGCTGCAGCTGGTCGAGGCACTGGCAGAGGACTGGGCCGACGGCGGATACGAGCGCGCCCGCGCTCTCGTCGAGCGGAACCGCAGCGCGGTGCGCGAGGCGATCGAGGCCGTCGGCACCGGGCTCGCCGACCCCGACTCCCAGATCAGTGTGGCGCGCGTCGCGCTGCCGGAGGGCGGCCCCGACTCCTCGCAGCTCTACCACGACCTGATGGTGCGCGGGGCACACGTGTTGCCCTGTGCCCCCTTCTACTGGGCCGATCCCGCGAGCGGCCTGCGCAGCATACGTATGTCGCTTGCGCGGCCGTACGAGGTCGTCCACACCGCAGCCGCGGCTCTGGCCGACGCCTACTCGTCCCGGAGGTGA
- the vioC gene encoding arginine beta-hydroxylase, Fe(II)/alpha-ketoglutarate-dependent: MNKLTLTAHDRTAVAPLLSDIAARCTTIEDPDLLRQAPLLARRLPARLLEFLEDHRLREPAALCLVSGFEVDEEEIGPTPGHWRGSHVGSPTLRYEVFFLLCASVLGDVFGWATQQDGRIMHDVLPIKGHEHYELGSNSLQHLSWHTEDAFHPCRGDYVALMCLKNPDAVETTVCDAGDLDWSGLDVDALFEPAFTQMPDNSHLPVHSTSTGDPTIRRLREDSFKTIEAWNANPVKRPILFGDRANPYMVLDPYHMKTAGWTERSLTAYTGLCDEIESKMKGVALEPGDCAFIDNFRAVHGRNSFRARYDGSDRWLKRLNITRNLRGSRAWRPAADHRVIY; the protein is encoded by the coding sequence ATGAACAAGCTCACGCTGACGGCGCACGACCGTACAGCAGTTGCCCCGCTGCTCAGCGACATCGCTGCCCGGTGCACCACCATCGAGGACCCGGATCTCCTGCGCCAGGCTCCGCTGCTCGCCCGGCGGTTGCCCGCGCGTCTTCTGGAGTTCCTCGAGGACCACCGGTTGCGCGAGCCGGCAGCACTCTGCCTGGTCTCCGGTTTCGAGGTGGACGAGGAGGAGATCGGGCCGACGCCGGGGCACTGGCGTGGCAGCCACGTCGGCTCGCCCACACTGCGCTACGAGGTCTTCTTCCTGCTGTGCGCCTCGGTGCTGGGCGACGTGTTCGGCTGGGCGACCCAGCAGGACGGCCGGATCATGCACGATGTCCTGCCCATCAAGGGCCACGAACACTACGAGCTCGGCTCGAACAGCCTCCAGCACCTGTCCTGGCACACCGAGGACGCGTTCCACCCCTGCCGCGGCGACTACGTCGCCCTGATGTGCCTGAAGAACCCCGATGCCGTCGAGACGACGGTCTGCGACGCGGGCGATCTCGACTGGTCCGGACTCGACGTCGACGCGCTCTTCGAACCCGCCTTCACTCAGATGCCCGACAACTCCCACCTGCCCGTGCATTCGACATCAACGGGCGATCCCACGATCCGGCGGCTGCGCGAGGACAGCTTCAAGACCATCGAGGCGTGGAACGCGAATCCCGTCAAGCGGCCCATCCTTTTCGGTGACCGGGCCAATCCCTATATGGTCCTCGACCCGTACCACATGAAAACCGCGGGCTGGACCGAACGCTCGCTGACGGCTTATACCGGGCTGTGCGACGAGATCGAATCCAAGATGAAGGGCGTCGCCCTGGAGCCGGGCGACTGCGCTTTCATCGACAATTTTCGGGCGGTACACGGCCGTAACTCCTTCCGGGCCCGCTACGACGGCAGCGATCGCTGGCTCAAGCGCCTGAACATCACGCGCAACCTCCGCGGTTCGCGGGCCTGGCGCCCTGCCGCGGACCACCGGGTCATCTACTAG